A genomic segment from Streptomyces sp. NBC_01233 encodes:
- a CDS encoding GNAT family N-acetyltransferase, whose protein sequence is MALEMRVLQADEWDVWYDHLELAFGGVPDSPEERKLYKSLTEAERSLGVWDGAACVGSAAAFSFRLSVPGGAIVPAAGVTMVGVSPTHRRRGVLSSLMRRQLDDVRAGGEPLAVLTASDPAIYGRFGYGTATYALEVDMDKTRVRLSAPPGTDEVRLRLVDPREALADCERVYAALVPRRPGMPARQPGWEGQPLLDPPRQRSGSSPLKCVVAERADGEVVGYARYRVRADWDRSGSDGKVEVGDLDALDPAACAALWRFLFSIDLTWSVRASRRPVDDPVLHLVTDMRRSQPRVRDSLHVRLVDLTAALEARTYGAPMDVVLEVEDLFCPWNAGRWRLVADGKGAARCTRTEEPADLELSVRELGSAYLGGLTLASLAAAGFVRELRPGALTEASRAFAGDVAPWLPHGF, encoded by the coding sequence ATGGCTCTTGAGATGCGCGTATTACAGGCTGATGAGTGGGATGTCTGGTACGACCACCTGGAACTGGCGTTCGGTGGCGTGCCCGACTCCCCCGAGGAGCGGAAACTCTACAAGTCGCTGACGGAAGCGGAACGCTCCCTCGGCGTCTGGGACGGCGCCGCGTGCGTCGGCTCGGCCGCCGCCTTCAGCTTCCGCCTCTCCGTCCCGGGCGGGGCGATCGTCCCCGCGGCCGGCGTCACGATGGTGGGCGTCTCCCCCACCCACCGCCGGCGCGGGGTGCTCAGCTCCCTGATGCGCCGGCAACTGGACGACGTCCGGGCGGGTGGCGAACCGCTCGCCGTGCTGACGGCCTCGGATCCGGCCATCTACGGGCGGTTCGGCTACGGCACGGCGACGTACGCGCTGGAAGTGGACATGGACAAGACCCGGGTACGGCTCTCCGCGCCGCCGGGGACGGACGAGGTGCGGCTGCGCCTCGTCGACCCGCGGGAGGCGCTGGCCGACTGCGAGCGGGTGTATGCGGCGCTGGTCCCGCGGCGGCCGGGCATGCCGGCCCGGCAGCCGGGGTGGGAGGGGCAGCCGCTGCTGGACCCGCCCCGGCAGCGCTCCGGTTCCTCCCCGCTGAAGTGCGTGGTCGCCGAGCGGGCGGACGGCGAGGTGGTCGGCTACGCCCGCTACCGGGTGAGGGCCGACTGGGACCGGTCCGGCTCGGACGGCAAGGTCGAGGTGGGCGACCTCGACGCGCTGGACCCGGCGGCGTGCGCGGCGCTGTGGCGCTTCCTGTTCTCGATCGACCTGACCTGGAGCGTCCGGGCGTCCCGGCGGCCGGTGGACGATCCGGTGCTACACCTGGTCACGGACATGCGGAGGTCGCAGCCGCGGGTCCGGGACTCGCTGCACGTACGGCTGGTGGACCTGACGGCGGCGCTGGAGGCGCGCACGTACGGGGCTCCGATGGACGTGGTCCTGGAGGTCGAGGACCTCTTCTGCCCGTGGAACGCGGGGCGGTGGCGGCTGGTCGCCGACGGCAAGGGCGCCGCCCGCTGCACGCGGACCGAGGAGCCGGCGGACCTGGAGCTGTCGGTCCGGGAGCTCGGGTCGGCGTACCTGGGCGGGTTGACCCTCGCCTCGCTCGCCGCGGCCGGCTTCGTGCGCGAGCTGCGCCCGGGCGCCCTGACGGAGGCCTCGCGCGCCTTCGCCGGGGACGTGGCCCCGTGGCTCCCGCACGGCTTCTAG
- a CDS encoding Fpg/Nei family DNA glycosylase: MPEGHTIHRLAQDHTERFAARPVRVSSPQGRFAESAALLDGRELEGAEAHGKHLFLELGDAWIHIHLGLFGKLGFGPAPAPPATDTVRLRLLNEEHYADLRGPTACALIGEGEKKAVHERLGPDPLRPDDDPDRAWKRISRSRTTVAALLMDQKTVAGIGNVYRAEVLFRHGIDPYRLGKDLTRAEWDAMWADLAALMREGVRNNRIDTVRDEHLPEVMGRPPRVDDHGGEVYVYRRANLPCHICGGEIRTADLAARNLFWCPACQQR; encoded by the coding sequence GTGCCCGAGGGGCATACGATCCACCGCCTCGCCCAGGACCACACCGAGCGGTTCGCCGCACGCCCGGTCCGCGTGAGCAGCCCCCAGGGCCGCTTCGCCGAGAGCGCGGCCCTGCTCGACGGGCGCGAACTGGAGGGCGCGGAGGCGCACGGCAAGCACCTGTTCCTCGAACTGGGCGACGCCTGGATCCACATCCACCTCGGACTCTTCGGCAAGCTCGGCTTCGGCCCCGCCCCGGCGCCGCCCGCGACCGACACGGTCCGGCTGCGGCTGCTGAACGAGGAGCACTACGCCGACCTGCGCGGACCCACCGCCTGCGCACTGATCGGCGAGGGCGAGAAGAAGGCGGTACACGAACGGCTCGGCCCCGACCCGCTGCGGCCGGACGACGACCCCGACCGGGCCTGGAAGCGGATCTCCCGGTCCCGCACCACCGTCGCCGCCCTGCTGATGGACCAGAAGACCGTCGCGGGCATCGGCAACGTCTACCGCGCCGAGGTCCTCTTCCGGCACGGCATCGACCCGTACCGGCTCGGGAAGGACCTCACCCGCGCCGAATGGGACGCCATGTGGGCGGACCTGGCCGCCCTGATGCGCGAGGGCGTGCGGAACAACCGCATCGACACCGTCCGAGACGAGCACCTGCCCGAGGTGATGGGCCGGCCGCCGCGGGTGGACGACCACGGCGGCGAGGTGTACGTCTACCGCAGGGCGAACCTGCCCTGCCACATCTGCGGGGGCGAGATCCGCACCGCCGATCTCGCCGCCCGCAACCTCTTCTGGTGCCCGGCCTGCCAGCAGCGCTAG
- a CDS encoding ribose-5-phosphate isomerase: protein MRVYLGSDHAGFELKNHLVDWLKNNGHEPVDCGPHIYDAVDDYPPFCLRAAEKTAADAGSLGIVIGGSGNGEQIAANKVKGIRAVLAWSVQTAELGREHNNANVISVGGRMHTQDEVVSFIDAFLKTPYSDEERHTRRIDMLSAYEQTGELPPIPAHHPQG from the coding sequence ATGCGCGTGTACCTCGGATCCGACCATGCCGGCTTTGAGCTCAAGAACCACCTGGTGGACTGGCTCAAGAACAACGGCCACGAGCCCGTCGACTGTGGGCCCCACATCTACGACGCCGTGGACGACTACCCGCCGTTCTGCCTCCGCGCGGCGGAGAAGACCGCCGCGGACGCCGGCAGCCTCGGCATCGTGATCGGCGGCTCCGGCAACGGCGAGCAGATCGCCGCCAACAAGGTCAAGGGCATCCGCGCCGTCCTCGCGTGGAGCGTCCAGACCGCCGAGCTCGGCCGCGAGCACAACAACGCCAACGTCATCTCCGTCGGCGGCCGCATGCACACCCAGGACGAGGTCGTCAGCTTCATCGACGCCTTCCTGAAGACCCCGTACTCCGACGAGGAGCGGCACACCCGCCGCATCGACATGCTCTCCGCCTACGAGCAGACCGGCGAGCTCCCCCCGATCCCGGCCCACCACCCGCAGGGCTGA
- a CDS encoding amino acid permease, giving the protein MSSTTTLQKEGDATGTPGDGQPSDGLKAGLKNRHLSMIAIGGVIGAGLFVGSGGGIAKAGPAILISYALVGAMVVFVMRMLGEMAAASPNSGSFSAYADRALGRWAGFSIGWLYWFFWVVVLAVEATAGAAILESWIPAVPQWGWALIVMAVLTATNLGSVASYGEFEFWFAGIKVVAIGAFVVVGMLAVFGLLPGSDNPGSGFAHLTDAGGFFPNGYGAVLTGVLMVVFSFMGSEIVTLAAGESENPRKAVTRATNSVIWRIGVFYLGSIFIVLTLLPWNDKSITEKGSYVAALDSIGIAHAGTIMEVIVLTAVLSCLNSGLYTASRMAFSLGERGDAPKAFAKVNKNGVPVAAILGSTVFGFVAVYFNYAFKDTVFNFLLNSSGAIALFVWLVICFTQLKMRGILVREAPEKLTVKMWLFPWLTWATAALIMFVIGYMFVDDANREVVTLSTLVAGVVVLVGVVLDFRRKRALQG; this is encoded by the coding sequence ATGAGCTCCACGACGACCCTTCAGAAAGAAGGCGACGCCACCGGTACCCCCGGTGACGGTCAGCCCTCCGACGGTCTGAAGGCCGGTCTCAAGAACCGCCACCTGTCCATGATCGCCATCGGCGGCGTCATCGGCGCCGGCCTCTTCGTCGGCTCCGGTGGCGGTATCGCCAAGGCCGGTCCCGCCATCCTGATCTCCTACGCGCTGGTCGGCGCGATGGTCGTCTTCGTGATGCGGATGCTCGGCGAGATGGCCGCCGCCAGCCCGAACTCGGGCTCCTTCTCCGCCTACGCCGACCGGGCGCTCGGCCGCTGGGCCGGCTTCTCCATCGGCTGGCTCTACTGGTTCTTCTGGGTCGTCGTGCTCGCCGTGGAGGCCACCGCCGGTGCCGCCATCCTGGAGAGCTGGATCCCGGCCGTCCCGCAGTGGGGCTGGGCGCTGATAGTGATGGCGGTGCTGACCGCCACCAACCTCGGCTCGGTCGCCTCCTACGGTGAGTTCGAGTTCTGGTTCGCGGGCATCAAGGTCGTCGCCATCGGCGCCTTCGTGGTCGTCGGCATGCTGGCCGTCTTCGGCCTGCTGCCGGGCTCGGACAACCCGGGCTCGGGCTTCGCGCACCTGACCGACGCGGGGGGCTTCTTCCCCAACGGCTACGGCGCGGTCCTCACCGGCGTCCTGATGGTCGTCTTCTCCTTCATGGGCAGCGAGATCGTCACCCTGGCGGCCGGCGAGTCGGAGAACCCCCGCAAGGCGGTCACCCGGGCCACCAACTCCGTCATCTGGCGGATCGGCGTCTTCTACCTGGGCTCGATCTTCATCGTGCTGACCCTGCTCCCGTGGAACGACAAGTCGATCACCGAGAAGGGCTCGTACGTCGCCGCCCTGGACTCGATCGGCATCGCGCACGCCGGCACGATCATGGAGGTCATCGTCCTGACCGCCGTGCTGTCCTGCCTGAACTCGGGCCTCTACACCGCCTCCCGCATGGCCTTCTCGCTCGGTGAGCGCGGTGACGCCCCCAAGGCGTTCGCCAAGGTCAACAAGAACGGTGTGCCGGTCGCCGCGATCCTGGGCTCCACGGTCTTCGGCTTCGTCGCCGTCTACTTCAACTACGCCTTCAAGGACACGGTCTTCAACTTCCTCCTCAACTCCTCGGGTGCCATCGCGCTCTTCGTCTGGCTGGTGATCTGCTTCACCCAGCTGAAGATGCGCGGGATCCTCGTCCGCGAGGCCCCGGAGAAGCTGACCGTGAAGATGTGGCTCTTCCCGTGGCTGACCTGGGCCACCGCCGCACTGATCATGTTCGTGATCGGCTACATGTTCGTGGACGACGCCAACCGCGAGGTCGTCACCCTGTCCACCCTGGTCGCCGGCGTGGTCGTGCTCGTCGGTGTGGTGCTGGACTTCCGCCGCAAGCGGGCGCTGCAGGGCTGA
- a CDS encoding biotin transporter BioY, which produces MSTASVSFRPGAVLADLLPASRVRDIALVVGGAALTGLAAQIAVPVPGSPVPVTGQTFAALLVGTAFGARRGFLSLALYALLGAAGVPWFADGTSGAGGASFGYVLGMLLAATLVGALAQRGADRSVAFTAGTMVLGSAVIYAVGVPYLMAATGMSLSAAVAAGLTPFLIGDALKAALAMGALPAAWKLAGRRG; this is translated from the coding sequence ATGAGCACCGCTTCCGTCTCCTTCCGGCCCGGCGCCGTCCTCGCCGATCTGCTGCCCGCGAGCCGCGTCCGCGACATCGCGCTCGTCGTCGGCGGCGCCGCGCTCACCGGGCTCGCCGCGCAGATCGCCGTACCCGTCCCCGGCTCCCCGGTCCCGGTCACCGGCCAGACCTTCGCCGCGCTGCTCGTCGGCACCGCTTTCGGCGCCCGCCGCGGCTTCCTCTCGCTCGCGCTGTACGCCCTCCTCGGCGCGGCGGGCGTGCCGTGGTTCGCGGACGGCACCTCCGGAGCGGGCGGCGCCTCCTTCGGCTACGTGCTCGGCATGCTGCTCGCCGCCACCCTCGTCGGAGCCCTCGCACAGCGCGGCGCCGACCGCTCCGTGGCGTTCACGGCGGGCACGATGGTGCTCGGCTCCGCGGTGATCTACGCGGTGGGCGTGCCGTACCTGATGGCCGCCACCGGCATGTCCCTGAGCGCCGCCGTCGCGGCGGGCCTGACCCCGTTCCTGATCGGCGACGCGCTCAAGGCCGCCCTGGCGATGGGCGCCCTGCCGGCCGCCTGGAAGCTGGCGGGCCGCCGCGGCTGA
- a CDS encoding amino acid permease, with translation MRDRLPEAPPLTGDLPAEPLSHSLKQRHLTMLGLGGVIGAGLFVGSGAGIGIAGPAIICSYLLAGVLAMLVMRALGEMSAAMPASGSFSVYAEKALGRWAGFSAGWLYWFLLVVVLAVEATGAAKIANGWVPSVDQWVWVLLFMVVFTVSNLAAVKNFGEFEFWFAALKVGAIVLFLILGTLAIFGVLPDTDPIGTANLTGQGGFFPEGFGGVVAGMLAVIFAFGGLEVVTIAAAESDDPARSVSRAVRSAVWRILFFYVGSMVVIVTLLPWDSLKPGESPYVAVLDSIGIPAAGQIMNIVVFVALLSALNANLYGSSRMVFSLAERGEAPKSLLQVSGGGVPRRAVFASVAFGFVSVVLNLLWPDTIFLYMLNAVGAVLLFVWALIAVSQLKLRRIIERDMPERLTLPMWVFPYATWAVLIGMAAVLVLMLFDDSARPQLLWSTGAAALVLVVAFVREQRTPKS, from the coding sequence ATGCGCGACCGCCTGCCCGAAGCACCTCCCCTGACGGGCGACCTGCCCGCGGAACCCCTCAGCCACAGCCTCAAGCAGCGCCACCTGACCATGCTGGGCCTGGGCGGCGTGATCGGCGCCGGGCTCTTCGTCGGCTCCGGCGCCGGCATCGGCATCGCCGGCCCCGCGATCATCTGCTCCTACCTGCTCGCGGGCGTCCTCGCGATGCTCGTGATGCGGGCGCTCGGCGAGATGTCGGCCGCGATGCCCGCCTCCGGCTCCTTCTCGGTCTACGCGGAGAAGGCCCTCGGCCGCTGGGCCGGCTTCTCGGCGGGCTGGCTGTACTGGTTCCTGCTGGTCGTGGTGCTGGCGGTGGAGGCCACCGGCGCGGCGAAGATCGCGAACGGCTGGGTGCCCTCGGTCGACCAGTGGGTCTGGGTGCTGCTCTTCATGGTGGTCTTCACCGTGAGCAACCTGGCCGCGGTGAAGAACTTCGGCGAGTTCGAGTTCTGGTTCGCCGCCCTCAAGGTCGGCGCGATCGTGCTCTTCCTGATCCTCGGCACCCTCGCGATCTTCGGCGTGCTCCCGGACACGGACCCGATCGGCACGGCCAACCTCACCGGTCAGGGCGGCTTCTTCCCCGAGGGCTTCGGCGGCGTGGTCGCGGGCATGCTCGCGGTCATCTTCGCCTTCGGCGGCCTGGAGGTCGTCACCATCGCCGCCGCGGAGTCCGACGACCCGGCACGCTCGGTGTCCCGGGCGGTGCGCAGCGCGGTGTGGCGCATCCTCTTCTTCTACGTCGGCTCGATGGTGGTCATCGTGACCCTGCTGCCGTGGGACTCGCTGAAGCCGGGCGAGAGCCCCTACGTCGCGGTCCTCGACTCGATCGGCATCCCGGCGGCCGGTCAGATCATGAACATCGTGGTGTTCGTGGCCCTGCTGTCGGCGCTGAACGCGAACCTGTACGGGTCCTCGCGCATGGTGTTCTCGCTGGCCGAGCGCGGCGAGGCGCCGAAGTCGCTGCTGCAGGTCTCGGGCGGGGGCGTGCCGCGGCGCGCGGTGTTCGCGTCGGTGGCCTTCGGCTTCGTGTCGGTGGTGCTGAACCTGCTGTGGCCGGACACGATCTTCCTCTACATGCTCAACGCGGTCGGCGCGGTGCTGCTGTTCGTGTGGGCGCTGATCGCGGTCTCCCAGCTGAAGCTGCGCCGGATCATCGAGCGGGACATGCCGGAGCGGCTGACCCTGCCGATGTGGGTGTTCCCGTACGCGACCTGGGCGGTGCTGATCGGGATGGCGGCGGTGCTGGTCCTGATGCTGTTCGACGACTCGGCCCGGCCTCAGCTGCTGTGGTCCACGGGTGCGGCGGCCCTCGTCCTCGTGGTGGCCTTCGTACGGGAGCAGCGCACCCCGAAGTCCTGA
- a CDS encoding SDR family NAD(P)-dependent oxidoreductase, with translation MNDRTDHVIRELPATGRGVLVTGASRGIGRAIATAFAGQGDRVAVHCTARQADAERTLAELPGEGHVLVSGDLRDPDRVEALAAEAEEALGGIDVLVNNAAVMLAHPLPTTSYADWQEAWRQTAAVNLFAPANLTHCVARHMIAGRREGRVVNIGSRGAFRGEPDHPAYGATKAALHALGQSLAVSLAPHGIAVASVAPGFVATERVAGRLEGEEGERIRAQSPFGRVGAPQEVAAAVLHLASPAARWSSGTVLDVNGASYLRT, from the coding sequence ATGAACGACCGAACGGACCACGTCATACGGGAATTGCCGGCGACGGGCCGGGGGGTGCTCGTCACCGGGGCCTCCCGCGGGATCGGGCGGGCCATCGCCACCGCCTTCGCAGGGCAGGGCGACCGGGTCGCCGTGCACTGCACGGCCCGGCAGGCGGATGCCGAGCGCACCCTCGCGGAACTGCCGGGCGAGGGCCACGTCCTCGTCAGCGGCGACCTTCGCGACCCGGACCGCGTGGAAGCACTCGCGGCCGAGGCCGAGGAGGCGCTCGGCGGCATCGACGTCCTCGTGAACAACGCCGCCGTGATGCTCGCGCACCCGCTGCCCACGACCTCGTACGCCGACTGGCAGGAGGCCTGGCGGCAGACGGCCGCCGTGAACCTCTTCGCCCCGGCCAACCTCACCCACTGCGTCGCCCGCCACATGATCGCCGGCCGGCGGGAGGGCCGCGTCGTCAACATCGGCTCGCGCGGGGCGTTCCGCGGCGAGCCCGACCACCCCGCCTACGGCGCCACCAAGGCGGCCCTGCACGCACTCGGCCAGTCCCTCGCCGTCTCCCTGGCCCCGCACGGCATCGCCGTGGCCTCCGTGGCGCCCGGCTTCGTGGCCACCGAGCGGGTCGCCGGGCGGCTCGAAGGGGAGGAGGGCGAGCGGATCCGGGCGCAGAGCCCCTTCGGCCGGGTCGGCGCCCCGCAGGAGGTCGCCGCCGCCGTGCTGCACCTGGCCTCGCCCGCCGCTCGCTGGAGCTCGGGCACCGTGCTCGACGTCAACGGAGCCTCGTACCTGCGCACCTGA
- a CDS encoding amino acid permease: MSQSTLTPLEPPQTDAGSPLGNGLKQRHLSMIALGGVIGAGLFVGSGAGIAAAGPSIVLAYAASGLLVMFVMRMLGEMSAANPASGSFSVHAERAIGPWAGFTAGWMFWTLLCVGVAIEGIGAAHIMTGWFPGTPSWMWVLVFMAVFCGSNLAAVSNFGEFEFWFAALKIGAIGLFLGLGVLAVLGLLPGTSSPGAANLLHDGGLLPHGVDGLLVGLLASVVAYGGLETVTIAAAESENPVAAVAKAVRTTMWRIAIVYVGSMLVIVTLLPWNDPAVTADGPYAATLDHLGIPAAGEIMNVVILIALMSAMNANIYGSSRMAYSLVSRGQGPRALGKVSGGVPRRAVLASCGFGFVTVLLSYWYPDTLFAWLLNMVGGVILVVWGFIAVSQFVLRRRLEREAPDKLVVKMWGFPYLTWVALAGVAGVLVLMALGEDTRVQVVFTGGLTVALAVTGRVVQNRAVQRRTAPTR; this comes from the coding sequence ATGAGCCAGAGCACCCTGACACCCCTCGAACCCCCGCAGACCGACGCCGGCTCCCCGCTCGGCAACGGGCTCAAGCAGCGCCACCTCTCGATGATCGCCCTCGGCGGGGTCATCGGCGCCGGGCTCTTCGTGGGCTCCGGCGCCGGCATCGCCGCCGCCGGCCCCTCGATCGTGCTCGCGTACGCCGCGTCCGGGCTGCTCGTGATGTTCGTGATGCGGATGCTCGGCGAGATGTCCGCCGCCAACCCCGCCTCCGGGTCCTTCTCGGTCCACGCGGAGCGGGCGATCGGCCCCTGGGCGGGATTCACCGCCGGCTGGATGTTCTGGACGCTGCTCTGCGTGGGCGTGGCCATCGAGGGCATCGGCGCGGCGCACATCATGACGGGCTGGTTCCCGGGCACTCCCTCCTGGATGTGGGTGCTGGTCTTCATGGCGGTGTTCTGCGGTTCCAACCTGGCCGCCGTCTCGAACTTCGGCGAGTTCGAGTTCTGGTTCGCCGCCCTCAAGATCGGCGCGATCGGGCTCTTCCTGGGCCTGGGCGTCCTGGCCGTCCTCGGCCTGCTGCCCGGCACGTCCTCCCCCGGCGCCGCCAACCTGCTCCACGACGGCGGCCTGCTGCCCCACGGCGTGGACGGACTGCTGGTCGGGCTATTGGCCTCGGTCGTCGCGTACGGCGGGCTGGAGACGGTGACCATCGCGGCCGCCGAGTCCGAGAACCCCGTCGCGGCTGTGGCCAAGGCCGTGCGGACCACCATGTGGCGGATCGCGATCGTCTACGTCGGCTCCATGCTGGTCATCGTCACCCTGCTGCCGTGGAACGACCCGGCGGTCACGGCGGACGGCCCGTACGCCGCCACCCTGGACCACCTGGGCATCCCGGCCGCCGGCGAGATCATGAACGTGGTCATCCTGATCGCCCTGATGTCCGCGATGAACGCCAACATCTACGGCTCCTCGCGCATGGCCTACTCCCTCGTCTCCCGCGGCCAGGGCCCCAGGGCGCTGGGCAAGGTCTCGGGCGGGGTGCCGCGCCGGGCGGTGCTCGCCTCCTGCGGCTTCGGCTTCGTCACCGTGCTGCTGTCGTACTGGTACCCGGACACGCTGTTCGCCTGGCTGCTCAACATGGTCGGCGGGGTCATCCTCGTCGTCTGGGGCTTCATCGCCGTTTCGCAGTTTGTGCTGCGCCGGCGGCTGGAGCGGGAGGCCCCCGACAAGCTCGTCGTGAAGATGTGGGGCTTCCCCTACCTCACCTGGGTGGCGCTGGCCGGGGTGGCCGGGGTCCTGGTGCTGATGGCGCTGGGCGAGGACACCCGGGTCCAGGTGGTCTTCACCGGCGGGCTCACCGTCGCCCTCGCGGTGACCGGCCGGGTCGTGCAGAACCGTGCCGTGCAGCGCCGCACCGCACCCACGCGCTGA
- a CDS encoding superoxide dismutase, producing MAIYTLPELPYDYAALEPVINPQIIELHHDKHHAAYVTGANNTLEQLAEARDKENWGALNGLEKNLAFHLSGHILHSIYWHNMASPKTGEGGGEPTAADGLGDLADAITESFGSFAKFKKQLTFASSATQGSGWGVLAYEPVSGRLLVEQVYDHQGNVGVASTPILVFDAWEHAFYLQYKNQKVDFIEAMWNVVNWQDVSKRHADAKANTPLLIPAKG from the coding sequence ATGGCCATCTACACGCTTCCTGAGCTTCCGTACGACTACGCGGCGCTGGAGCCGGTGATCAACCCGCAGATCATCGAGCTGCACCACGACAAGCACCACGCGGCCTACGTCACGGGCGCCAACAACACACTGGAGCAGCTGGCGGAGGCGCGCGACAAGGAGAACTGGGGCGCCCTCAACGGCCTCGAGAAGAACCTCGCGTTCCACCTCTCCGGCCACATCCTGCACAGCATCTACTGGCACAACATGGCCAGCCCGAAGACCGGGGAGGGCGGCGGCGAGCCCACCGCCGCCGACGGCCTGGGCGACCTGGCCGACGCGATCACCGAGTCCTTCGGCTCCTTCGCGAAGTTCAAGAAGCAGCTGACCTTCGCCTCCTCCGCCACCCAGGGCTCCGGCTGGGGCGTGCTCGCGTACGAGCCCGTCAGCGGCCGTCTGCTCGTCGAGCAGGTCTACGACCACCAGGGCAACGTGGGCGTGGCCAGCACCCCGATCCTGGTCTTCGACGCCTGGGAGCACGCCTTCTACCTGCAGTACAAGAACCAGAAGGTGGACTTCATCGAGGCGATGTGGAACGTCGTCAACTGGCAGGACGTGTCCAAGCGCCACGCCGACGCCAAGGCGAACACCCCGCTGCTGATCCCCGCCAAGGGCTGA
- a CDS encoding mycothiol-dependent nitroreductase Rv2466c family protein: MTETQVREKTPVDFWFDPLCPWAWMTSRWMVEVEKVRDVEVRWHVMSLAVLNENKLDELPEVYRELLGPKGWAPVRVVIAAQQKHGEEITGKLYTALGTRIHNDEKGPTREVIAEALAEVGLPAELLAYADSDEYDEVLRASHNDGIDRVGQEVGTPVISVPGAEGDDVAFFGPVVTPTPRGDAAARLWDGTLLVASTPGFYEIKRTRTKGPSFE; the protein is encoded by the coding sequence ATGACCGAGACCCAGGTGCGCGAGAAGACCCCGGTCGACTTCTGGTTCGACCCGCTCTGCCCTTGGGCCTGGATGACGTCCCGTTGGATGGTCGAGGTCGAGAAGGTCCGCGACGTCGAGGTGCGCTGGCACGTGATGAGCCTCGCCGTCCTCAATGAGAACAAGCTCGACGAACTGCCCGAGGTCTACCGCGAGCTCCTCGGCCCCAAGGGCTGGGCTCCGGTCCGCGTGGTCATAGCCGCCCAGCAGAAGCACGGTGAGGAGATCACCGGCAAGCTCTACACCGCGCTCGGCACCCGCATCCACAACGACGAGAAGGGCCCGACCCGCGAGGTGATCGCCGAGGCGCTGGCCGAGGTCGGCCTGCCGGCCGAGCTGCTGGCGTACGCCGACTCGGACGAGTACGACGAGGTGCTGCGGGCCTCCCACAACGACGGGATCGACCGCGTGGGCCAGGAGGTCGGCACCCCGGTGATCTCGGTTCCGGGCGCCGAGGGCGACGACGTCGCCTTCTTCGGTCCGGTCGTCACCCCGACCCCGCGCGGCGACGCCGCGGCCCGGCTGTGGGACGGCACCCTGCTCGTCGCCTCCACGCCAGGTTTCTACGAGATCAAGCGGACCCGTACGAAGGGCCCGTCCTTCGAGTAG